The following proteins are co-located in the Myxococcota bacterium genome:
- a CDS encoding peptide chain release factor 3, with protein MDGDERRVASEVERRRTFAIISHPDAGKTTLTEKLLLFGGAVREAGAVRAQRAARYATSDWLELEKQRGISVSSSVMHFDWSPAERIGTLPMRFRVNILDTPGHRDFSEDTYRTLLAADSAVMLIDSAKGVEAQTRKLFEVCRLRHIPIFTFVNKLDRHGRDPLELMTEIEQVLRIDAIPLNWPIGSGSEFAGVYDRLGARSLYFSGGKHGTTLVEQREVAGPPESKSVRDSLELLDGAGAKFSPLELRRGAQTPLFFGSALTNYGVLPFLERFLELAPCPGPRETAAGPVDPVRDEFSGFVFKIQANMDPDHRDRVAFLRICSGRFVRGEDAVLARTQKPVRLAHSTLLMGQGREEVDEAFPGDVVGLFDPGVFRIGDTLSSSGRIAYAGVPTFSPEHFRRVEVAKVERRKALAKGLEQLAQEGAVQIFTDPGSGTAAQILGVVGPLQFDVLVHRMASEYGVELRLTPLPYRVARWVHGSYDPDVLRYSDAMRLVEDRDQRTVLLAESPWHIERALARHPEIQLSETSDPQLRG; from the coding sequence ATGGACGGCGACGAACGGCGGGTGGCCAGCGAGGTCGAACGGCGCCGGACGTTCGCGATCATCTCGCACCCCGACGCCGGCAAGACCACGCTGACCGAGAAGCTCTTGCTGTTCGGCGGCGCCGTGCGCGAAGCCGGCGCCGTGCGTGCCCAGCGTGCAGCGCGCTACGCCACCAGTGACTGGCTGGAGCTCGAGAAGCAGCGCGGCATCTCGGTGTCCAGCTCCGTCATGCACTTCGATTGGAGTCCCGCTGAGCGCATCGGCACCCTGCCCATGCGCTTCCGGGTGAACATTCTCGACACGCCCGGTCACCGCGACTTCAGCGAAGACACCTATCGCACGCTGCTCGCCGCCGACTCCGCGGTCATGCTGATCGACTCCGCGAAGGGCGTGGAGGCGCAGACGCGCAAGCTCTTCGAAGTCTGTCGCCTGCGGCACATCCCGATCTTCACGTTCGTGAACAAGCTGGACCGCCACGGCCGCGACCCGCTCGAGCTCATGACCGAGATCGAGCAGGTGCTGCGCATCGACGCCATCCCGCTCAACTGGCCGATCGGCTCGGGCAGCGAGTTTGCGGGCGTATACGATCGGCTGGGCGCGCGCTCGCTGTATTTCTCGGGCGGCAAGCACGGCACCACGCTGGTCGAGCAGCGCGAGGTCGCGGGCCCGCCGGAGAGCAAGTCCGTGCGCGACTCACTCGAGCTGCTCGACGGCGCGGGCGCGAAGTTCTCGCCGCTCGAGCTGCGGCGCGGCGCGCAGACGCCGCTGTTCTTCGGCAGCGCGCTCACCAACTACGGCGTGCTGCCGTTCCTGGAGCGCTTCCTCGAGCTCGCGCCCTGCCCCGGCCCGCGCGAGACCGCGGCCGGCCCGGTCGACCCGGTGCGCGACGAGTTCTCGGGCTTCGTGTTCAAGATCCAGGCGAACATGGACCCCGACCATCGCGATCGCGTCGCCTTCCTGCGCATCTGCTCCGGGCGCTTCGTGCGCGGCGAAGACGCGGTGCTGGCGCGCACGCAGAAGCCGGTGCGACTGGCTCACTCCACGCTGCTCATGGGTCAGGGCCGCGAGGAGGTCGACGAGGCGTTCCCCGGCGACGTGGTCGGACTGTTCGACCCGGGCGTGTTCCGCATCGGAGACACGCTGTCCTCCAGCGGCCGGATCGCGTACGCGGGCGTGCCGACCTTCTCGCCCGAGCACTTCCGCCGCGTCGAGGTCGCCAAGGTCGAGCGGCGCAAGGCGCTGGCCAAGGGCCTGGAGCAGCTGGCGCAGGAAGGCGCCGTGCAGATCTTCACCGACCCGGGCAGCGGCACGGCGGCCCAGATCCTGGGCGTCGTGGGCCCGCTGCAGTTCGACGTGCTCGTGCACCGCATGGCGTCGGAGTACGGCGTCGAGCTGCGACTCACTCCCCTGCCCTACAGGGTCGCGCGTTGGGTGCACGGCAGCTACGACCCCGACGTGCTGCGCTATTCCGACGCCATGCGCCTGGTCGAGGACCGCGACCAGCGCACGGTGCTCCTGGCCGAGAGCCCGTGGCACATCGAGCGCGCGCTCGCGCGCCACCCCGAGATCCAGCTCAGCGAGACCTCGGACCCGCAGCTGCGCGGCTGA
- a CDS encoding ATP-binding protein encodes MAAARRALGWVELVDRWVPAALHRDPIVRRRARVIVFNVVVLVSYSLARIGLELALEPFASAWRTILPLGFGSAAGLGITAWLWRRGDTERAAQVGMWLVVGVAVLFTLAKGGMRSPGLFWFAVVPVLARACAGSRTVIATTAGVAAFLVACSMLDFLGIELSGAPTGTQLAVERLVALLAATVLCGGLVYMHGVFEEEAQRALVAARDAATSASRAKSLFVANVSHEIRTPMTAILGYTDVLAEPELSETERREAIETLRRNGHHLLALINDMLDLSKIEAGGLEVRRGETSPISVSQHVVALLRERARTKGLLLELELAAELPDRIWSDALRLQQILVNLVGNAIKFTEQGGVRLLVSHRPVSGGAGEICFDVIDSGIGIAPADRERVFAPFSQADASESRRYGGTGLGLAISLGLAQQLGGKLELESELGRGSTFRLRLPVGAADGSPRPGAELHDSELVLRESTPNAAPTTLRGRVLVAEDGVDNQRLIQRLLSRVGLELEFASDGRSAIDQALAAEREGRPFGAVLMDMQMPEIDGYAATQALRDAGFTRPIIALSAHAMIEDRERCLACGCNAFAAKPFDRRALVELLAEHLSK; translated from the coding sequence ATGGCGGCGGCGCGCAGGGCGCTGGGCTGGGTCGAGCTCGTGGATCGCTGGGTGCCGGCGGCGCTCCATCGGGACCCGATCGTGCGCAGGCGCGCGCGCGTGATCGTGTTCAACGTGGTGGTGCTGGTCTCGTACTCGCTCGCGCGGATCGGGCTCGAGCTCGCGCTCGAGCCGTTCGCCAGCGCCTGGCGCACGATCCTGCCGCTCGGCTTCGGCTCGGCGGCGGGCCTGGGAATCACGGCCTGGCTGTGGCGGCGCGGAGACACCGAGCGCGCGGCCCAGGTCGGCATGTGGCTCGTGGTCGGCGTGGCCGTCCTGTTCACCCTGGCCAAGGGCGGCATGCGCTCGCCGGGCCTGTTCTGGTTCGCGGTGGTGCCCGTGCTCGCGCGCGCCTGCGCGGGCAGCCGCACGGTGATCGCGACCACGGCGGGCGTCGCCGCCTTTCTCGTGGCCTGCTCCATGCTCGACTTCCTGGGCATCGAGCTGTCGGGCGCGCCCACGGGCACGCAGCTCGCGGTCGAGAGACTCGTCGCGCTGCTCGCGGCCACGGTGCTGTGCGGCGGGCTGGTCTACATGCACGGGGTGTTCGAAGAGGAGGCGCAGCGCGCGCTGGTCGCGGCGCGCGACGCCGCGACCTCGGCCAGCCGCGCCAAGAGTCTGTTCGTGGCCAACGTGAGTCACGAGATCCGCACGCCCATGACGGCGATCCTCGGCTACACCGACGTGCTGGCCGAGCCGGAGCTGTCGGAGACCGAGCGGCGCGAGGCGATCGAGACCCTGCGCCGCAACGGCCACCACCTGCTGGCGCTGATCAACGACATGCTCGACCTGTCGAAGATCGAGGCGGGCGGGCTCGAGGTGCGGCGCGGCGAGACCTCGCCGATCTCGGTCTCGCAGCACGTCGTGGCGCTGTTGCGCGAGCGCGCGCGCACCAAGGGGCTGTTGCTCGAGCTCGAGCTCGCCGCGGAACTCCCCGACCGGATCTGGTCCGACGCGCTGCGCCTGCAGCAGATCCTGGTGAACCTGGTGGGCAACGCGATCAAGTTCACCGAGCAGGGCGGGGTACGCCTTCTGGTGTCACACCGTCCGGTGTCGGGTGGGGCGGGCGAGATCTGCTTCGACGTGATCGACTCGGGCATCGGCATCGCCCCCGCCGACCGCGAGCGCGTGTTCGCGCCCTTCTCGCAGGCCGACGCCTCCGAGTCACGCCGCTACGGCGGCACCGGGCTCGGGCTGGCGATCTCGCTCGGCCTGGCGCAGCAGCTGGGCGGCAAGCTCGAGCTGGAGAGCGAGCTCGGCCGCGGCTCGACCTTCCGGCTGCGCCTGCCCGTGGGCGCCGCCGACGGCTCGCCGCGGCCCGGCGCGGAGCTGCACGACTCCGAGCTCGTGCTGCGCGAGAGCACGCCGAACGCCGCCCCCACCACGCTGCGCGGGCGCGTGCTGGTGGCCGAGGACGGCGTCGACAACCAGCGCCTGATCCAGCGCCTGCTCTCGCGCGTGGGGCTCGAGCTCGAGTTCGCCTCCGACGGCCGCTCGGCGATCGACCAGGCGCTCGCCGCGGAGCGCGAGGGCCGGCCGTTCGGGGCGGTGCTGATGGACATGCAGATGCCCGAGATCGACGGCTACGCCGCCACGCAGGCGCTGCGCGACGCGGGCTTCACCCGGCCGATCATCGCGCTCTCGGCCCACGCCATGATCGAGGACCGCGAGCGCTGTCTCGCCTGCGGCTGCAACGCCTTCGCCGCCAAGCCCTTCGACCGGCGCGCGCTGGTCGAGCTGCTCGCGGAACACCTCTCGAAGTGA
- a CDS encoding glucose 1-dehydrogenase, translating to MRLQGKVALITGAGSGIGRETALLFASEGAKIVVADVNAEAGERTVAQVTGAGGRAVAVRADVSKGADAQAMIAVAEREFGRLDVLMNNAGISHIADNGAVDTEESVWDLTMAINVRGVFLGCKYGIPALRRAGGGSIINVASFVAVLGAATPQLAYTSSKGAVLAMSRELAAIHAREKIRVNALCPGPLRTELLMKYLDTEPKRQRRLVHIPMGRFGEAVEIARAALFLASDESSFTTGATFLVDGGITAAYTTPE from the coding sequence ATGAGATTGCAAGGCAAGGTCGCGCTGATCACGGGCGCGGGCAGCGGCATCGGCCGCGAGACCGCGCTCCTGTTCGCGAGCGAGGGCGCGAAGATCGTGGTCGCCGACGTGAACGCCGAGGCGGGCGAGCGCACGGTCGCGCAAGTCACGGGTGCGGGCGGGCGCGCGGTCGCCGTGCGTGCCGACGTGTCCAAAGGCGCCGACGCGCAGGCCATGATCGCCGTCGCCGAGCGCGAGTTCGGCCGCCTCGACGTGCTGATGAACAACGCCGGTATCTCGCACATCGCCGACAACGGCGCGGTCGACACCGAGGAGTCGGTGTGGGACCTCACCATGGCGATCAACGTGCGCGGCGTGTTTCTGGGCTGCAAGTACGGCATCCCCGCGCTGCGCCGCGCCGGCGGCGGCTCGATCATCAACGTGGCCTCGTTCGTGGCCGTGCTGGGCGCGGCCACGCCGCAGCTCGCCTACACCTCGAGCAAGGGCGCGGTGCTCGCCATGTCGCGCGAGCTGGCGGCGATCCACGCGCGCGAGAAGATCCGCGTAAACGCGCTCTGCCCGGGGCCGCTGCGCACCGAGCTGCTCATGAAGTATCTCGACACCGAGCCCAAGCGCCAGCGCCGGCTCGTGCACATTCCCATGGGCCGCTTCGGCGAGGCGGTGGAGATTGCGCGCGCGGCGCTGTTCCTGGCCTCGGACGAGTCGTCGTTCACCACCGGCGCGACGTTCCTCGTCGACGGCGGCATCACCGCGGCCTACACCACGCCCGAGTGA
- a CDS encoding M55 family metallopeptidase, with the protein MKVWLSVDMEGISGLVRWADVISTGMDFQRNRRFMTEDANAAIAGAFDAGASEVVVEENHGVEELCDLVLDEIDPRCSVVRGAGRPAATTMAGLTHDTAVVLFVGHHARAGSFPGIMAHTVAYERFSEVRLAGTPIGESEIMTIRAGELGVPVGLICGDQVVCAELSKRAPWIETVCVKRALSNVAAEVIPPARARDRIRAGARRAVERARRGELPPYRDQPAPHEIEVDLRKPVEDELRANLSRMPEFELVDERRVRTLAPDMDTGFRRIAYLSYGQRTRSTRY; encoded by the coding sequence GTGAAAGTCTGGCTGTCGGTCGACATGGAAGGGATCTCGGGGCTCGTGCGCTGGGCCGACGTGATCTCCACCGGCATGGACTTCCAGCGCAACCGGCGCTTCATGACCGAGGACGCCAACGCCGCGATCGCGGGCGCGTTCGACGCGGGCGCGAGCGAGGTGGTGGTCGAGGAGAACCACGGGGTCGAGGAGCTGTGTGACCTGGTGCTCGACGAGATCGACCCGCGCTGCAGCGTGGTGCGCGGTGCGGGTCGGCCCGCCGCGACCACCATGGCCGGACTCACGCACGACACGGCGGTCGTGCTGTTCGTGGGTCACCACGCGCGCGCCGGGTCGTTCCCGGGAATCATGGCGCACACGGTCGCCTACGAGCGCTTCAGCGAGGTGCGCCTGGCCGGCACGCCGATCGGCGAGAGCGAGATCATGACCATCCGCGCAGGCGAGCTCGGCGTGCCGGTGGGCCTGATCTGCGGCGACCAGGTGGTGTGTGCGGAGCTCTCGAAGCGCGCGCCCTGGATCGAGACGGTGTGCGTGAAGCGCGCGCTCTCGAACGTGGCCGCGGAAGTGATTCCGCCCGCGCGTGCCCGCGACCGGATCCGCGCGGGCGCGCGCCGCGCCGTGGAGCGCGCGCGGCGCGGCGAGCTGCCGCCCTACCGCGACCAGCCCGCGCCGCACGAGATCGAGGTCGACCTGCGTAAGCCGGTCGAGGACGAGCTGCGCGCCAACCTCTCGCGCATGCCCGAGTTCGAGCTCGTGGACGAACGGCGCGTGCGCACGCTCGCGCCCGACATGGACACGGGCTTCCGGCGCATCGCCTACCTGTCGTACGGCCAGCGTACGCGCTCGACCCGCTACTGA
- a CDS encoding RidA family protein: MPEIAKLNVPGLGKLKAFSHATRAGGFVFVAGTLGTQGEKFELVSGGAKAETRQTLENIRTILRGAGADLADVVKVNVFITDMKRFAEMNEAYLEFFPNEPPARITVECSGLALGAFVEIDCVAYKP; this comes from the coding sequence ATGCCCGAAATCGCGAAGCTCAACGTTCCGGGGCTCGGCAAGCTCAAGGCCTTCTCGCACGCGACGCGCGCCGGGGGCTTCGTCTTCGTGGCGGGAACGCTCGGCACCCAGGGCGAGAAGTTCGAGCTGGTGTCCGGCGGCGCCAAGGCCGAGACCCGGCAGACGCTCGAGAACATCCGCACGATCCTGCGCGGTGCGGGCGCGGACCTGGCGGACGTGGTGAAGGTGAACGTCTTCATCACCGACATGAAGCGCTTCGCAGAGATGAACGAGGCCTATCTCGAGTTCTTCCCCAACGAGCCGCCCGCGCGCATCACCGTGGAGTGTTCGGGCCTCGCGCTGGGCGCGTTCGTCGAGATCGACTGCGTCGCGTACAAGCCATGA
- a CDS encoding VOC family protein → MKLSGVHHVSLNVDNAEKVARFYIDVLGLEELPRPDLGFPGYWLRTGSQEIHLIEVKDHRVPGGEHFAFRVEDVDAACRELEERGLRVSRPMNVPGAGRQAFLRDPAGNLVELNQPRQGA, encoded by the coding sequence ATGAAGCTTTCCGGTGTGCACCACGTCTCGCTGAACGTCGACAACGCCGAGAAGGTCGCGCGCTTCTACATCGACGTGCTCGGCCTCGAAGAGCTGCCGCGCCCCGACCTGGGCTTCCCGGGATACTGGCTGCGGACCGGCAGTCAGGAGATCCACCTGATCGAGGTGAAGGACCACCGGGTACCGGGCGGGGAGCACTTCGCCTTCCGGGTGGAGGACGTCGACGCGGCTTGCCGCGAGCTGGAAGAGCGCGGCCTGCGAGTGAGTCGGCCGATGAACGTGCCGGGCGCGGGGCGGCAGGCATTCCTGCGCGACCCGGCCGGCAACCTGGTCGAGCTGAACCAGCCCCGGCAGGGCGCCTGA
- a CDS encoding copper resistance CopC family protein codes for MRRVTGLLAAAAAAALGLAGGASAHAILVGSQPKQASEVQGPDVDVSLEFNSRIDAERSSVVLVRAAESEHELAPVGAGSQTLALKPSAEPNRLDAKASGLEPGTYRLRWQVLSVDGHVSRGDVTFKVRAP; via the coding sequence ATGCGGCGAGTCACGGGGCTCCTGGCGGCCGCAGCGGCGGCCGCGCTCGGCCTGGCCGGCGGCGCGTCGGCCCACGCCATTCTGGTCGGCTCGCAGCCCAAGCAGGCCTCCGAGGTGCAGGGGCCCGACGTCGACGTGTCGCTCGAGTTCAACAGCCGCATCGACGCCGAGCGCTCGAGCGTGGTGCTGGTGCGGGCCGCGGAGAGCGAGCACGAGCTCGCGCCCGTGGGTGCCGGCAGCCAGACACTTGCGCTGAAGCCCAGCGCGGAGCCGAACCGGCTGGACGCGAAGGCTTCGGGCCTCGAGCCCGGCACCTACCGGCTGCGCTGGCAAGTGCTCTCGGTCGATGGTCACGTGTCACGAGGGGACGTGACCTTCAAAGTGCGCGCTCCGTAG